The following proteins come from a genomic window of Lycium ferocissimum isolate CSIRO_LF1 chromosome 4, AGI_CSIRO_Lferr_CH_V1, whole genome shotgun sequence:
- the LOC132054269 gene encoding uncharacterized protein LOC132054269 codes for MVKAWITNSLSRDIAISIMCLPTAKDVWKDINERFGQSNGSRYIQIQREISSTSQGSSDIAAYFTKMRSLWDELNCSYVGPECTCGALPKFIQDQQLFQFLSGLNESFSTVKSNTLMMTPLSSLSKVYSLLQNDESGMRPNWISGDFTAFSASSSSPRPHTNFNQHHNTKYNQYSASSSNSKPY; via the coding sequence ATGGTGAAGGCCTGGATTACTAATTCACTCTCAAGGGACATAGCTATCAGTATAATGTGTCTTCCCACTGCCAAAGATGTCTGGAAAGACATAAATGAAAGATTTGGGCAATCAAATGGGTCTAGGTACATTCAAATACAAAGGGAAATTAGTTCTACTAGCCAAGGATCTTCTGATATAGCTGCTTATTTCACAAAAATGAGGAGTCTTTGGGATGAATTGAATTGCTCCTATGTTGGGCCTGAATGCACTTGTGGTGCTTTGCCTAAGTTCATCCAAGACCAGCAGCTATTCCAATTTCTTAGTGGGTTGAATGAGAGTTTCTCCACCGTGAAAAGCAACACTCTCATGATGACACCTTTATCTTCCCTCAGCAAGGTTTATTCATTGCTTCAAAATGATGAAAGCGGTATGAGGCCCAACTGGATTTCTGGAGATTTCACCGCCTTCTCTGCTTCATCCTCCTCACCTAGACCTCACACTAATTTCAACCagcatcataacaccaaatacaACCAATATTCTGCTTCATCCTCCAACAGCAAACCTTATTAA
- the LOC132053605 gene encoding uncharacterized protein LOC132053605 yields the protein MKRKRKNSAQAMLESLRGRQADNNSTTSQDLQQQISGYQLDDQLDNENLTTHTFGNDNLNSSSSSNEANSKNKEEPLLVKIKDILTGEVTTEKMQADRVWNLEKNKKNCGGTQRGWTRM from the exons ATGAAGCGAAAACGCAAGAATTCAGCACAAGCAATGTTAGAAAGCCTACGAGGACGGCAAGCTGACAACAATAGCACAACTTCCCAAGATTTGCAGCAACAAATTAGTGGGTATCAACTAGATGACCAACTTGATAATGAGAACCTAACAACTCATACATTCGGTAATGACAACTTGAATTCTTCTTCAAGCTCCAATGAAGCTAACTCAAAAAATAAAGAGGAGCCCTTACTTGTCAAGATTAAAG ATATTTTGACTGGAGAAGTTACAACTGAAAAGATGCAAGCAGATCGAGTTTGgaacttggaaaaaaataaaaaaaattgtggtgGAACTCAACGCGGATGGACAAGGATGTGA